The sequence gaatattcaaatgtatcttttacttttctaaaaaatagttgaaattgttaattaaaaaatatacattttcaaaggaaaccggaacagttaaattttcagtaaaaaattatcattttcaaccagaacaaaattaaatttgcaaacaaatagttaaaattcagtaaaaataattgagtaaaaaaattttttttattctaaatgatgaattttctactggagTACTGCCATTTCAACTGAAGGAAACAATTTGTCGAAATAATTAtgattctttaactgaaatagttgaattctttcccaaaaagataaatttttatttaaaaagtttaattttgaccaaaaaagaaaacattttaatcaaacacatgaattttcaaataaaaaatataaattttttaagttaaatttaatacttaaatttctagttttaagaatttatttttaactacaactttcaaatgtaatatttaacTCGATTAggataattttcagttaaagaaattaattttctatgagaaaattcaactaaaaagatgaattttcaataaataaaccaatttttaataaaaaaaatttagctttcaaccaagtattttaattttttaatcaaaaagatgaattttctataaatttcaagaattcttcaataaaaaatataaattttcaacaaaaaattaaatatcaaaattgccagcaaaaaagtaatttttcataaaaatgatggaatattcaactgtatcttttacttttctaccaaatagttgaaattgttaattaaaaaatatacattttcaaaggaaaccggaagagttaaattttcagtaaaaaattataattttcaaccagaacaaaattatatttgcaaacaaatagtttaagttcagtaaaaataattaagtaaaaaaaaacttattctaaatgatgaattttctactggaatactgcaatttaaagtgaaaaaaacaaacaaattttcaacaaaatgatgattctttaactgaaatagttaatttctttcccaaaaagaaaaatttttatttaaaaagtctaatttttgaccaaaaaagaaaacattttaaccaaacacatgatatttcaaataaaaaatataaattttctaagtaaaatttaatacttcaatttgtagtttcaagaatttatttttaactacaacTTTCAAATGTCATATTTAactattaggaaaatttttagttaaagaaattaattttctataaaaaaaattcaactaaaaagatgaattttcaatgaaaaaaccaatttttaataaattttctacaaatttcaagaatttttcaataaaaaatataaattttcaataaaaatgatggaaTAATCAATTGCATcttttacttttctaccaaatagttgaaattgttaattaaaaaaatataaattttcaaaggaatccggaatagttaaattttaagtttcaacaaaaaacaaaatcaaattttcaatcaaacatttaaaCCCATTAATATAAAAGCTATTTtccctaacaaaaaaaaaacattataacttaatttcattttacaataaaaaaaaaatgtaatcaagcCCCCAAAAAAATTCCCTACAGTTACGAAAAACTCCtcgaaattttcagattttccaggtgagtagacaccctgaaaaAAGCTTCAAGCAAGAAATGTTGGTATCACAGAATGTGTCGTATTTACAATAAACCTATAATAACAATGCAGggattcaaatataaaaaatggctaaaaaaaattatctctaaaAAAATTACGCATTTTTGTTATTCGGTCTTTCCCTCTCAGAATTTCTCGCTTTTTGAGCCACTTCCTCTTTAACTTCAATCGAACTTTTAATTTTCGGGAAATTAGGATTTGAATTTCCATTGACTTTTCtcgaaattttcgaattattgatCCTCTTCTTGATTCCTTCATTATTTTCAGCCTTGGCTTTTCTTCGCTGGACCAAATTTTTCAGAGCTTCACTAAACTGCATCAGAGTTTCCGAAATCGGTCGATTCATATAATTCGCGGCGATTTCGTCAAACCGGTCATCTTCTTCAGAAGTTAATTCGCTTTTCAGCTCCTTGAATTGATCTATAATCTCCTTCAGACTTTCTTTTGCCTCGATCGAAACTTGAGAATCCATTTCTTCAATGTCGAAAGCAGAATCCTCGATTGACAATTCTTCTTGAAAACTCTCAGAATCTCGGTCagactttaaaatatcttgatcCTCGGCTGTGAAGtctttttcgaattctttaaactgacttattatttttcttatagaaTCCTTCacgtttgatattttttttgactCTTGGCGAATTATTTCCGTCTCCTGGGATCGTCTCTTTTCCAATTTCGGCAGATTCAATTTCTCCTGATTCACATTCTCGATTATTTTTTCCTCCAAAATTTGCTCTTCGGCTTCCGGGATTTCTTTCTTGGCTctcaattccattttttcttgaatcatCTTTTTTACTGCTTCTTTAATACTTACAGGTTTTTGCTGTTCTGGATTCAATTTCCCATTTAATTTGCCACCGAATTTTTCTTTTGCACTCGCTTCTTTTAATTCTGCACTTTTATCCGCAACATATTCATCGGAGATTTCTTCACTTTCATTCTCAGTTTCCACGTATTCAAATtgagattcattttcaatttctttttcaattttattctcgattttttcatttacctcatttttaatttcctcagCTTCATTTCCCTCTTTTGGAATTATTTCTTTGCTCTCATTGTCACTTGACTCCACTTCTTCCGAACCTTCTGAAGTATTTGAATTGGCACTTTCCAAAGGTTTTccaatttcttttaaagattccACGATGTTGTCGAAAATCGGTTCTATTTTCGGCAACTCTTCActcagatttaaaaagttttcttctaAGTTCTCATCTAAAATAGGAGGATTCAGACTGCGCTTGGTTTTTCCTTTCGCTGGATCGTACTTAAGATTTGCTTTTCTTCTCATGATGAAAATTGCAggctttgtttttatttttatgggaGGAAAAAGATGGTAATTTACAGCAATATGAGAATAACCATCGACTGAGTCGAGAATATCGTGTGTTTTCAAATAAGGCTTGATGTTTGGCGAGTATTTGCTTTTTGCCTCCATCAATAAGTGTGTAAATTTCAGCATTTCCGGATCGTCGACTGTCAAGTTCTCTTCCTTGGAAtaactggaaaattaaaattcaattttaacttcgTTTCATAATTAATTCACTTAGAAATTAAACAgtccttaaaatttttgattaaattgaacGAAATAGCCACATTACGAAATATAACAAATtgtaaaacgaaaaataaaaatataaatgaaaaaataggtttattttcaattaaaaactgttaaattaaaccaaataatacgaattttcaacaaaagagttgaattatcattagaataagattttttaatcaaaaaaagaaaaaaaatctcgtcCAAAATATTGAGTATAATATAATATTCGACtataagacgatttttcaacaaaataagtgaattttaaaatgaaaaaagatcaattattgcaaaaacaaaatagaaaaatttttatatcaaaaaagtattttagaaaaatgatcaacaaaatttgttaaatttttcacct comes from Belonocnema kinseyi isolate 2016_QV_RU_SX_M_011 chromosome 5, B_treatae_v1, whole genome shotgun sequence and encodes:
- the LOC117172856 gene encoding uncharacterized protein LOC117172856 isoform X2 — its product is MDQLIILVATAHLLYCPFTKVEESFNLQAIHDVLYHGSNLTQYDHHEFPGVVPRTFLGPLAISAIASPAVAAIKHFSVNKFYSQYIVRAALGLTVIATFSLYRKALQSVFGVKFTRWFVIITVTQFHFMYYLSRPLPNIMSMPLVFLALYGWLRKKHVLFITASAAAIIIFRAELAMLLGMFLLYDIANAKITIPSFLKIAIPSGIFFLGLTITVDSIFWNRILWPEGEVFYFNTVLNKSSEWGTSPFLWYFYSALPRGLFCSYVLIPFGLYWDARVRALTVPGITFVLLFSFLPHKELRFIMYVFPLLNVSAAAACHRIYSKEENLTVDDPEMLKFTHLLMEAKSKYSPNIKPYLKTHDILDSVDGYSHIAVNYHLFPPIKIKTKPAIFIMRRKANLKYDPAKGKTKRSLNPPILDENLEENFLNLSEELPKIEPIFDNIVESLKEIGKPLESANSNTSEGSEEVESSDNESKEIIPKEGNEAEEIKNEVNEKIENKIEKEIENESQFEYVETENESEEISDEYVADKSAELKEASAKEKFGGKLNGKLNPEQQKPVSIKEAVKKMIQEKMELRAKKEIPEAEEQILEEKIIENVNQEKLNLPKLEKRRSQETEIIRQESKKISNVKDSIRKIISQFKEFEKDFTAEDQDILKSDRDSESFQEELSIEDSAFDIEEMDSQVSIEAKESLKEIIDQFKELKSELTSEEDDRFDEIAANYMNRPISETLMQFSEALKNLVQRRKAKAENNEGIKKRINNSKISRKVNGNSNPNFPKIKSSIEVKEEVAQKARNSERERPNNKNA
- the LOC117172856 gene encoding dol-P-Man:Man(7)GlcNAc(2)-PP-Dol alpha-1,6-mannosyltransferase isoform X1 — translated: MDQLIILVATAHLLYCPFTKVEESFNLQAIHDVLYHGSNLTQYDHHEFPGVVPRTFLGPLAISAIASPAVAAIKHFSVNKFYSQYIVRAALGLTVIATFSLYRKALQSVFGVKFTRWFVIITVTQFHFMYYLSRPLPNIMSMPLVFLALYGWLRKKHVLFITASAAAIIIFRAELAMLLGMFLLYDIANAKITIPSFLKIAIPSGIFFLGLTITVDSIFWNRILWPEGEVFYFNTVLNKSSEWGTSPFLWYFYSALPRGLFCSYVLIPFGLYWDARVRALTVPGITFVLLFSFLPHKELRFIMYVFPLLNVSAAAACHRIWENREKSPRNGLMALGVVGHLCLNAIFCMFFLCVAGSNYPGGMAIARLHRIEKERIEPVFVHIDVFTAQRGVSRFTQNNPNWIYSKEENLTVDDPEMLKFTHLLMEAKSKYSPNIKPYLKTHDILDSVDGYSHIAVNYHLFPPIKIKTKPAIFIMRRKANLKYDPAKGKTKRSLNPPILDENLEENFLNLSEELPKIEPIFDNIVESLKEIGKPLESANSNTSEGSEEVESSDNESKEIIPKEGNEAEEIKNEVNEKIENKIEKEIENESQFEYVETENESEEISDEYVADKSAELKEASAKEKFGGKLNGKLNPEQQKPVSIKEAVKKMIQEKMELRAKKEIPEAEEQILEEKIIENVNQEKLNLPKLEKRRSQETEIIRQESKKISNVKDSIRKIISQFKEFEKDFTAEDQDILKSDRDSESFQEELSIEDSAFDIEEMDSQVSIEAKESLKEIIDQFKELKSELTSEEDDRFDEIAANYMNRPISETLMQFSEALKNLVQRRKAKAENNEGIKKRINNSKISRKVNGNSNPNFPKIKSSIEVKEEVAQKARNSERERPNNKNA